The sequence below is a genomic window from Deltaproteobacteria bacterium.
TTCGTTGACAACGGCCCGGAATCGGCCTAGGGCCGAACCTCAACCTGGGAGACTGGAAAACGCCAACAATGAAGGAGACAAAGAGTATGCAACGATTTCATATGGCCCTCATACTGACGGCCATGATTCTGCTCGGGGGCTGCAGTGCACAAAAGGTCGAGAAGGATGCCGCAGGTGGGCAGTCCGAACAGGCGCCTGTCAGTCTTGAGAGCCAGAAAAACAGAGTCAGCTACGGGATCGGCATGGATATAGGGACCAATCTTCGGGAGCAGGAGCTGGACATTGATGTCGAAGCCTTGGTCGAAGGCTTGCGGGTCAGCTATGCCGGGCAGGACACCAGGATGACCCTCGATGAGGTTCGAGAGGCCCTCATGGCCTTGCAGCAGGAGATGATGGAGCGACAGCAGCAGAAGACCGAGGCGGCCTCCGCTGAAAATCTTAAGGTCGGTCAGGAGTTCCTGGCCAAGAATCAGGAGCGTGAAGGCGTTGTCGTCCTCCCCAGCGGCCTTCAGTACGAAGTTCTGGAAGAGGGCAGCGGAATCAGTCCGACGGACAAGGATTTCGTTCAGGTCCACTATCGAGGAACATTGGTCGACGGGACCGAATTCGACAGTTCCTATGCCCGGGAGAAACCGGCCGTCTTTCCGGTCAACGGGGTCATCAAGGGTTGGACCGAGGCCCTGCAGCTCATGAAGCCCGGGTCCAAGTGGAAAGTCTACGTTCCGGCCGATCTGGCCTACGGAGAGCGCCAGGCCGGTCCGATCATCGGTCCCAATTCAGCCCTTGTATTCGATGTCGAGCTGTTGGCGGTGATGGACACCGCCGATGCCGCCCCCGATGCCTCAACGGCCCAGGAGGCGGAATCCGAAGGGCAAGCCGTTGAATCTCCGGCTCCGGCCGAAGGCAACGCCACCGAATAGTTTCTGCTCAAAACTTCGGAAAACGAAACGAGGCCGGGGGGAAACCTTCGGCCTCTTTTTTGGCTTCCCGAAGTGACTAGCCAAGCGCGAGAGCGCACGGAGGAGGGCACATGCGAGACACGACCATCGGGAACCTCCAGAAGGAGGTGGACCACTGGGTCAGGACCGTAGGAGTCCGCTATTATTCCGAGCTGACCAA
It includes:
- a CDS encoding FKBP-type peptidyl-prolyl cis-trans isomerase, which produces MQRFHMALILTAMILLGGCSAQKVEKDAAGGQSEQAPVSLESQKNRVSYGIGMDIGTNLREQELDIDVEALVEGLRVSYAGQDTRMTLDEVREALMALQQEMMERQQQKTEAASAENLKVGQEFLAKNQEREGVVVLPSGLQYEVLEEGSGISPTDKDFVQVHYRGTLVDGTEFDSSYAREKPAVFPVNGVIKGWTEALQLMKPGSKWKVYVPADLAYGERQAGPIIGPNSALVFDVELLAVMDTADAAPDASTAQEAESEGQAVESPAPAEGNATE